The sequence GGCGTGGTGTGCCGGCGCGGCCCGACGGCCGTCGGGGGGCCCCGCGCGGGGCTGGAATTCGCCCTGCACCCGGGCGAGCCGAACCCGTTCCGCGCCCGTTCGCTGGTCCGCTTCAGCCTCCCGAACGCGGCCCCGGTTCAGCTGCGGGTGTTCGACGTGGCCGGGCGGCGGGTGCGCACGCTCGTGGACGCGTCGCTCCGCGCGGGCGAGCACCAGGAGTCCTGGGATGGGCGCAGCGACGCCGGGGCGCAGATGGGCTCCGGGGTGTACTTCTACCGTCTCTCCACGCCCCAGGGCGTCCAAACGCGAAAGACCATGTTGATTCGCTGATCGGTCGCGCAGGACGCCCTTTCACGCACGAAGGGCCCGGGGCATCCCGGCCCCGGGCCCGTTCGTGCATCGTTCCCGCGGAGCGACGGCGAGCTCAGAATCGCACCGCCACCCCCAGCGTGGTGGTCCAGGAGTCGGCCTCGAAGTCGTGCGGCAGCAGCGCGCCGTGCCCGTGCTGCCGGAACACGTAGCGCCCGCCCAGGTCCATGGACACCTCGCGGCTCAGCGGCACGCGCACGCCGCCGCCCAGGTGCACCCCCACGCGCTGCGTGGTCTCGTCGGCGTAGTGGCTGTAGGGATACTCGACGGTGGTGTTGTACCACCCGAGTCCTCCGCCCACGTACAGCGCCCGCTGGGGGCGGAACCACAGCGAGGCGGTGATGGGCCAGCTGTGCACACGCACGTCCCCACCCTCGTAGAGATCCTGCCGATACGCGATGCCGAGTTCCGTGTCCAGCACGCCCCGCACGACCGGCCCGCGCACCGCGAGGCCCCCGGACAGCCTCACGGCATCCTGGCCGGTCTCGCGGGTCAGGTGCAGCGAGGGAATCACTTCCGCGGCGACCGCGGGGCCGGCCGCTCCGAACGTCAGGGCCAGCACCACGCAGGCCCCGCGGACGCTTCGTGTCAATTGGACGCTCATGCCAGCCTCCCTTGATGGCGCCCCGCCAGGCCGGGTGGGTCAGGATCCACACCCGCACCCGGGGCGCCGCTGTCCGGAGTGCTTCTCAAGTTCCGTGCCAAGCGCGCGCCCACCCACCGCAAGAAGTTACGCCGCCGGGAGGCCCGGCGGCGTGGCAGATGCATGACAATGTGTGGCGCGGATGCGGCGGCGTGCCGTCGCGGCACCGCGGCAAACCGACTCGTCCTCCCCGGGTCCGTGGCCCGGGCTAGTAGCCCACCGCGCAGCCGTCCTTGCGCTTCTCCGTGGCCCCGCAGTACAGCCCCGTGACCGGGTCGCGGAAGATGGCCTGGTAACCGCCATACGCCCCCACGGCCTCCGGCTCGATGACGTGCCCGCGCATGCGCAGCTCCGCCAGAGTCGGTGAGGGCACCCCGTCCTCGATGTGGAGCACCCCGCCCTTCCTCATGACCGTGCCGGTGGGCTCCGAGGAATCGGTGTGGTGGAAGCGCGGCGCGTCGCCGGCCTCCTGCAGGTTCATGGAGAAGTCGATCAGGTTCACGATCACCTGCGCGTGACCCTGCGGCTGCATGTCGCCACCCATCACCCCGAAGGCCATCAACGGCTTGCCGTTCGCCGTGGCGAACGCGGGGATGATGGTCTGGAACGGCCGCTTGCCCGGCTCCAGGTAGTTGGGGTGGCCCTGGTGCAGCGAGAACAGCGCCCCCCGGTTCTGGATGCCGAAGCCCAGCTCGGGCACCACGTAGCCGGAACCGAAGCCGGTGTAGTTGCTCTGGATCAGCGACACCATCAGGCCGCTGTCGTCGGCGGCGCACAGGTATGTGGTCTCCCGGCGTCCCAGCGCGGCCGGGTCGCCCGCGGTATCTCCCTGCGCGGCGTGCCGCATGTCGATCTTCGCGGCACGCCCGCGCGCGTAGGCCTTGGACAGCAACGAGTCCACCGGGAGCTTCACGAAGGCCGGGTCCGCGTAGTAGCGCGCGCGGTCGGCGAAGGCCAGCTTCTTGGCCTCGACGAAGATGTGCCAGAAGTCCGGGTTGTCGCGGCCCAGGTGCCTCAGGTTGAAGTTCTCCAGTATGTTCAGCAGCTGCAGCGCCGCGAGCCCCTGCGAATTGGGGGGCAGCTCCCACACCGTTACGCCGCGGTAGCCGGTGGAGATGGGCTCGTCCCATGTGGAGTGGTGGCGCTCGAAGTCCTCGCTCGCGAAGAACCCGCCGTTGGCCTTCGAGTAGCGCACCAGCGCCTCGGCCACCGGACCCTTGTAGTACGCGTCGCGCCCGCCCGTGGCCAGCAGGCGCAGCGTCTTCGCCAGCGCCGGGTTCCGGAACAGCTGTCCTTCCCGCGGCGACTGGCCGCCGGGCATGAACACCTCGGCGAAACCGGGCTTGTCCTTGAACACGCGCGTGGAGCGCAGCCAGTCGGAAGCGATCACCGGGGAGAGGGGGAAACCCTCCTCCGCGTACTGGATGGCCGCGGCCAGCACGCGCTCCATCGGCAGCCTGCCGTAGCGCGCGTGCAACTCGAACCAGCCGTCGGCGCACCCGGGAACGGTCCAGGCGTACGGGGAGCGCAGCGGGACGGTGCCCTCGCTGTCGGGCGGGACCATCGAGGCCTTGAGCCCCAGCGGCGCGCGGCCGGAGGCATTCAGTCCCACCACCTTGTTCAGCTTCGGGTCCCACAGGATGGCGAACAGGTCGCCGCCCAGTCCGCACGAGGTGGGCTCCATCAGCGCCAGGCAGGCGTTGGTGGCGATCGCGGCATCCGCGGCGCTCCCGCCTTCACGCAGGATCTGCAGCCCCGCCTGCGCAGCCAGCGGCTGCGCCGCGCACACCATGCCGTGGCGGGCCCACACCACGCTGCGACTGGCGACGCCGCGGCCCTCGGGCTCGGCGTGCGCGGGTGCGGCAAAGGCGGCCGCTGCGGCAAACGTCAGTGCGAGGCGCGTGAAGGCGGACGCGGCGGCAAACGCCGGCGCGAGGCGCGTGAAGGCGGGCTGCGCCGGCCGCGACGCGCCGGCGGCGCCCCGCCCGGCGGGCTCCGGGGACGCTGGAAGTCTCGGGACCATGGGTTCTCCCCTCTCGCGGCTGCACTTCATCCGGGGGCTGACGCAACTCGATGCGACTGCCCTGACGGCCGGTCCAATGTTGCGGCCGCCGGGGGGCGGCGTCCAGCGCGAATCTCGGCGGCGGCGGCCGCGCATCCCGGCGCGGCGACCGGCCCGGCGCGACCCTCGAAGCTCAACCGGGCTGCGGGAGCAACCCGCGGCGGACCGAGTCGGCCAGGGCCTCGAGCGGCGGAAACAGCTGCGCCCCGGGCCGGTGGCGGCCCTCGATCAGCTGCAGCGCCCGCGCGCGATCTCCCATCCGCAGCCTGCACCGCGCGGCGAAGTACCTCGCGGGCGCCGCGTCCGGGCTGGAGGCCAGGCCGGCTTCTAGCTCGCGCGCGGCCGATGCCAGGTCCCCCAGCTCCAGGCACGCGATCCCAAGGCGCACGCGGTACTCGATGTTGGCCGGCTCGAGGGCCACGGCGGCCTGGAAGTGCTCCCGGGCCTCCGCGGGGCGCCGCTGCGCCAGGCGCACCGTGCCCAGCTCGTCGTGAAACAATCCCGCCGCCTGCCCCATCCGCAGGCCCTTCTCACAGTACCGCGCGGCCGCCTCGTATTCGCCCAGGCACAGGTGCGCGTGGGCCTGGAACGCGATGACCCGCGGGGCGCCGGGCGAGAGGCTGTCCGCGACCGCGAGATGGCCCAGCGCCTCGCGGAAGCGGCCCATGGCCATCAGCTGTCCGCTGAGGACCAATCGCGGGGCCGCGAGCCCGGGTCGCCCGGCCACGTGGCGCTCCAGGGCCTCCGCCAGCGGGGCCTGCATCTGGCTCTCGGTGACCGGCTCGTCCGTGAAGCGGTAGATGGTGAAGGAACGGCCGCGCGGAAGGCTGCGGGCGGCCACCTGTGCCAGCCCCGGCAGGCGCACGTCGCGATCCTCCAGCAGGTCGAACTGGGGTCGCAGGTGCTTCTCCACGCCGGAGTAGAAGAGATAGCCGGCACCCGAGGCGCGCGCGGCCTGCACCAGCTCGAAGATGTCGGCGGCGGCCGGGAGCTCCACGTAGTTCATTCCCGCGAAGTAGGCCACGTGCGGCTTCCTCGCCATGACGGTCTCACCGGGACGGCCCAGGGAGCGCAGCAGTTCCCCGCCCACGCGCACTTCGTGCGGTGCGTCCGCCAGCAGCGCCTGGATGTCGGCCCACGCGCGCGCGCCCGAAGGCGCCAGCAACCCCGCCAGCAGGACCCAGCGGAGCGCCGGGAGCCATGCACGGCCGGCCACGGCGGGAACGGCGGCTCCGGCCGGTGCGGAGCGCCCGGGGCTCCGCACCGCGGCAGGGCGCCCGGGTGACCACATCAACACCAGCGCGCCGGCGCCGGAGAGATAGAACGGCAGCAGGTACAGGAAGAAGCGCGGCCCGTAGAAGACGCTCACCAGCGACAGGTAGCCCAGCGCGAAGTGCCCCAGCATCCCCGGCCAGCCCCGACGGCGCCACCAGCACAGGGCCAGACCGGCGAGCGCCGGCACACCCAGCCACACCGGGAGCAGCCTGTGGATATCCTGCAGCCAGTGCGTGGCCATGTTCGCGCCCAGGCGCGAGAAGAAGAGCCGCGGGTCGTACAGGGCCACGTCGCGCAGTGAATGAAACTGGCCGGCGGCGATCTTCCAGAACGCGTCCCAGTTGGTGTCCCGGCCGTAGATGTCCCGGGCCACGTTCTGCCAGTTCTCGTTGGTGAACGCATTGCCGGTCAGCGCCTGGTTGGTGACCAGCCACGGCACCACCGACACCGCCAGGCCCGCGGCGTACGCCGCCAGCCGCGGCAGCCGCGGGGGCCGGGCCAGCAACACCGCCGCCGCGGCCGGCACCAGGAACGCGGCGTTGTACCGGGTGATGATCGCAAAGCCGGACAGGAGGCCGGCCGCGGCCACGGCGCGGCTGCCACGACCCTGCAGCACCAGGTGCGTCGCGGCGATGGACAGCGCGAAGGTCGGCAGGTCGGTGCCCGCCTCCACCGCGGCGCGCAGGTAGACGGGATTGACCGCCAGGCCCAGCAGCACGGCCAGACCCACCCCCGGGCCGAGAAAGCGGCGGATCAACAGGAATGAGCACCAGGCGCCCGCGAGTGCGGCGGCCACGTTCAGAACCCGCGCGGCCAGGTAGAAGTCCCCGCCGCAGGGGAAGGAGAACGTGGCCAGCAACAGCGGGTAGCCGAAGCCCTTGAAGGCGTACTGCGCGGCCTGCATGCGGCCGCCCAGCAGGTCGCGCGCGGCGGGGATGTAGTCGCCGAGCAGGTCCGTCTCGACGGCGTAGAACGGGGTGACGTGCAGCCCCAGGTTCACCCACAGCAGCAGCAGCGCGTAGCCGCACAGCGCGGCCAGGGCCACGCGGAAGACGGAATCCAAACCCGCGGCGGTTCCGGCCGGTGCGGCCGGCGCCACGGACGCGCCGCCGTCACGGCGGCCGCGTCCCCCACCCGGGGGAGCAGACTCTCGGCCGCGCGGCTCGCCGCCGGCCGGTGCCCGGTCCCTCCGGCGCGGCATCGTCAGCGTCCGGGGCCGGGCGCCACGGTGGCCACGAACGCGCGGATCCGCTCCGCCACCAGTTGTGGAGTGAATCCGAAGTGCTGCTGAAGATCGGCCAGCGGCGCCGAGGCTCCGAAGCGGTCGAGGCCCAGGCACAGCGAGCCCGCGCCCAGCACCTCGCTCCATCCGAAGGTGACCGCGGCCTCCAGCGAGACGCGCGGGATGCCCGGAGGCAGCACCGAATCGCGCCACGCGGCATCCTGTTCCCGCCAGTTCTCCACGCACGGCATGGACACCACGCGGACATCCAGGGGCCCCGCGGCCGGGCCTCCGCCCGCAGTGCCCCCGGCGGGAGCCTGCGCGGCCGGCCCGGCCAGCCGCTCGGCCGCCTGGACCGCGAGGCTCACCTCCGAGCCGGTGGCCACGATCACCGCGTCCGGCCGCGGCCCGCGCTCGCGGCGCGCCACGTAGCCGCCACGCCACACGTCGCGGCGGTCGAAGCCCTCCGGGCGGCGCAGCACGCCCGTCTTCTGGCGCGACAGCGCCAGTAGATTGGGCCCGTCCGCGCGCTGCATGCACCAGGCCCAGCTCATCGCCGTCTCCAGCCCGTCCGCGGGCCGCCACACGCGCAGCCCGGGCATGGCCCGCAGCGAAGCCAGGTGCTCCACCGGCTGGTGCGTGGGACCGTCCTCGCCCAGGAAGATGCTGTCGTGGGTGAACACCCAGGTGCTCCGCACCTTCATCAGCGCCGAGAGCCGGATGGCGGGGCGGGCGTAATCGGTGAACACCAGGAAGCTGGAGCCGTACGGCAGGAAGGCCCCGCCCAGGGCCAGCCCGTTCACGATGGCGCCCATGGCGTGCTCGCGGATGCCGAAGTGGAAGCAGCGTCCCGCGAAGCGCGCCTCGCCCTCCCCCAGGCCCACCGCCGTGGAGCCCCGGATCCAGGTCAGCGTGGAAGGATCCAGGTCCGCCGAGCCGCCCACCAGCGCGGGCACCTCCGCGGAGATCTTCTGGATCACCGCCTGTGAGTGCTGGCGGGTGGCGGCGTCCTGGTCCATACCCTCCACCAGCCGCGCATCCAGGTCCGCCGGCACGCGCAGCTGCAGGTGCGCGGCCAGGCCCTCGGCGAGGTCCGGGTGGGCCCCGGCCCAGCGGCCCAGGCCCTCCTGCCACCGCTCGCGCCGGGTGCCGCCGTCCCGGGCGCGCCCCGCGAAGAACGCGCGCACGTCGGCGGGCACGTGGAAGGGCGGCTCTTCCGGCCAGCCCAGGTTCGCCTTGGCCCGCTTCGTCTCCTCCGGGCCCAGCGGCGCGCCGTGCGCCTCGTGCGAGTCCTGCTTGCCGGGGCTGCCGTAGCCGATATGGGTGCGCGCCACGATCAGGCTGGGCCTCGAGGTGTCGGCCACCGCGGACGCCAGCGCCCCGCGCACCCCGGCGCGGTCGTGGCCGTCCACGCGCAGCACCTGCCAGCCGAAGGCCAGGAACCGCACCGCCACGTCCTCGCCGAAGGCCAGCGAGGTGTCGCCCTCGATGCTGATGTGGTTACGGTCGTAGAGATAGACCAGGTTCCCCAGCCCCCAGTGGCCGGCCAGCGATGCGGCCTCGGAGGAGACGCCCTCCATGAGGTCGCCGTCGCTCACGATCCCGAACACCCGGTGGGTGAAGGGCGCGAAGTCGGGCCGGTTGAAGCGCGCGCCCAGCATCTTCGAGGCCAGCGCCATGCCCACGCCGTGCGCGAAACCCTGCCCCAGGGGACCGGTGGTGGTCTCCACGCCCACGGTGTGGCCACGCTCCGGGTGGCCGGGCGTGCGGCTGCCCCACTGGCGGAAATTCCGGAGATCTTGCAGCGTCACCGGGTAGCCGAAGAGGTGCAACAGCGAGTAGATCAGCATACTGCCGTGGCCCGCGGAGAGCACGAAGCGGTCACGGTCGGGCCAGTCGGCCGCCTGCGGGTCGTGGCGCAGGAATTCGCTCCACAGCACGAACGCCATGTCGGCCGCGCCCATGGGCATGCCGGGATGCCCCGACCGGGCGGCCTCCACTCCGTCCACGGCGAGGAAGCGCAGGGCGTTCACGCAGCGCTGCTCCAGGGAGGGGTCGGCAGGGACGACAGGATTCGGGCTGGCCTGGCTCACGGTGTGCTTCCCTCCCGGGCGAACTCTTCCGCGAGGGCCATCGCGCCCAGGAGCCCCACGCGGGTGTTGGTGACCAGGTGCACGGGCACGCGCTCCAGCAGGGTGCGGTAGCGGCCCTTGCCCAGGAATGCCTCCAGGAAGCGGCCGTCCTGGAAGCGCGCCGCCATGCGCGGCGCGATACCGCCGGCCACGTACACGCCGCCGGTGGCCAGCATCCGGAGCGCCACGTTGCCCGCCTCCGCCCCGTAGATGGTGACGAACAGGTCCAGCGCCTCGCGGCACAGAGGATCGCCCGAGGGCCCGTCGAAGCCGGAGATGGCCGCGGCGGGATCGCCCGCCGCCATGGCCGCGGCCACCGCGACCGACTCCGGGTGACGCCCGCGCGCGCGCACGAACTCGTAGATGTTGTGGATGCCCGGCCCCGAGAGCAGCCGCTCGTAGGAGACGCGCCCGTGGCGGGCGCGGAGGAATCTCAGCAGCTCGATCTCCTCGTCGGTGCGCGGCGCAAAGTCGCCGTGACCTCCCTCGGTGGGCACGACGAAGCGCCGGCCCTCGTGACTGGCCACGATGGCCTCGCCCAGGCCCGTGCCCGCGCCGAGCACCCCCACGGTGCCGCCCGCGTCGGCCTGGCCCTGCTGCAGCGCCACGGTGTCCCCCGGGACCAGGAGCAGCACTCCCCGCGCGGCGGCCACGAAGTCATTCACCAGCCGCACGCGCTGCAGGCCCAGCGCCGAAGCCAGCTGCCGCTCGCCCAGCGTCCACGGCAGGTTGGTGGCGTGGCACTCGCCGTCGATCACCGGGCCGGCCACGCCAAAGGCGGCGTGCGAGGCGCGCCCGTCCAGTCGGCCCAGGAAATCACCCAGCAGGTCGGCGAAGCCGGCGTAGGCGCCGCTCTCGTAGCGCCGCTCCAGCAACTCCTCGTGCCGCCCCTGCGCCGCGCTCACCGCGCGCAACAGCGTCTTGGTCCCGCCCACGTCGCCCGCGACGAGGATCATCCCAGGTCCTCCACGTCCAGTTCGTCCAGCGGGTCCGGCGGCAGGTCCAGCCCGTACGCGGCGTCGCGGTCGGCCAGGAACAGCAGCCGCGGATTGGCCCGCAGCAGCCGGCAGATCGGCAGGTCCAGCTCCAGGGCGGGGTTCATCACGTGCACCAGCGTCTCGGTCTTGTCCTCGCCGGTGACCAGCACCACCCCGGCCCGCGCGCGCTCCAGCACCGGGAAGGTGAGCGTCAGGCGCCAGCCGTCCATCTGCGGCACGTAGTTCTCCACCACCCAGCGCTCCCCTTCCTCCAGCGCGGACGTCCCGGGAAACAGCGAGGCGGTGTGACCGTCGGCGCCCATCCCCAGCACCACGAAGTCGAGGTCGGGCCACTCGGTGCCGTCCGGGTACAGGTCGCGCCATTCGCTCTCCGCCAGCCACGCCGCGCGCGGCGGCGGGAGCTCGCCGCGCAGCCTGTGGATGCGGGAGGCGGGCAACGGCGCGCGCGCCAGCAGCGACTCCTGCAGCATCCGGTAGTTGCTGGCCTGGTGCTCGGGCGGCACGCAGCGCTCGTCCACCTGGAACAGGTGCACCGGGGCCCAGTCCACGGGGGTGAGCTCGTAGCTCTCGGCCAGCCGCTCGCCGAAGCGCCGCGGCGTGCGACCGCCGGAGAGCGCCACGCTGAACGGCCCGGGGGCGGCTCGCAGCGCCTCGATGAAGCGGCGCTCGGCCTCGCCGGCCACCGCCTCCGGGATGCTGCCCACCCAGATCGGGAATCGGGTCGCCATGCCCGTCACTCGACCAGCGTCGCCGCGGCCGGGAGTGCCGCGGCCAGCAGCGGGTCGCCGCAGTAGTCGTCCAGCTCGGAGGCCAGCAGCATGACCAGGTCCGCGCCGCGGGTCGGCTCGCGCAGCGGAGAAACCGTCATGCCCGGTCCCGAGGTTCGCACCACCACGTCCGGGCCCTCCCGCGCGAACTCCACGCTCCGCTGCCCGGCCCGGAACTCGATGGACACGATCCTGCCCGGCCGGCCGGGGATCTCCGGAGCATCCTCGGGCACCACGCGCACCGGCCCGCCGCGCAAGCCGGCGAAGTTCCCGCGCGAGACCGGACGGCCCAGGCGCGTGGCGAACCACGCCGCGAACAGCGCGGCAGCGCGCGGCAGGCCTCCCGCGGGGGCGCGCACCGTGAGCGTGTCGGCGTCCTGGAGCGCCTCGCGCAGGCCGGGCCGGTCGTAGGCCCGCGCGGTCATCACCCGCCACGGGCGCAGCCGCCGCCAGTTGAGGTCGCCCAGGGCCGGCGGGCGTGCCAGGCTGCGGACAACGGCGAGCAGCCCGCCCAATTCCGGCCCCGGCCCGAACGCGGCGCTGTCGAACACGAACCGGTCGGCCACCCCGAGCCACTCCGCGAGGTGCCGCCCGGCGATCGAGGGCGGCCCGGGCCACAACAGCACCGAGGGAACGTCCGGGGCCAGCAGCGAGCGCACCAGGCTGGGCAGCTCGGACATGGTGCGTCCGCGCGCGGCCACGACGATCTCCTCGGTGCACACGTGGCCGCGCCCGCCCTCGCCGAGGTGACAGTTGGCGGCGATCCAGGCGTCGATGTGCTCCTCCGGCGCGCCGGCGTCGGTGCGCACCAGCACCACACGGGAGGGCAGCGCCGCGCTGAGCCGCGCGAGGGCCTCGTGCAGCCGGTCGGCCTCCACCCCGTCCTGCGAGTGTGCCACCACGTTCCACAGGCAGGCGCGCGTGACCGCGCCGCCGGCGTCGGGATCGGCCGCGCTGCGCCACAGCGCCGCCAGCTCGGCCTCGATGGCCGCCACGTCCACGGGCTTTCGCCCGCCCTCGACCAGCGGCCGCAGCGCCCCGGAGGTCATCGGACCGGCACGCCGCGGGCGCCCGCCGCCCTGGCCCGCGCGATATCGGCGCTCACAGCCGCCTCCACGCCCGCCCGTCGGCCGCCAGCAGGGCGTCGGCCTCGCGCGGGCCCCACGCCCCGGCTTCGTAGGCGCGCACCGGCACGCGGCCCTCCTCCCACCCGCGCCGCACGCCGGTGATGAGGCGCCACGCCGCGTCAATCTCGTCGCTGCGGGTGAACAGGGTGGGATCGCCCACCAGGCTGTCCAGGATCAGGCGCTCGTAGGCCTCGGGCGGTTCCTGCCCGAACGAGGTCCCGTAGCGGAACTCCATGTTCACCGGGCGGATGCGTACGGCCGGTCCGGGCACCTTGGATTCGAACGTGAGCGCGATGCCCTCGTCGGGCTGGATGCGCATGCTCAGGAGATTCGGCTGCAGCGAGTCCGTCCCCAGGTCGCGGAACATGAGATGGGGCGCGGGACGGAAGTGAATGGCGATCTCGGAGACGCGCTTGGGCAGCCGCTTGCCCGCGCGCAGGTAGAAGGGCACGCCCGCCCAGCGCCAGTTGTCGATGAACAGCTTGAGCGCCACGTAGGTGTCCGTCTCCGAGCCCGGCGACACGCCCGGCTCCTCCGCGTAGGCGGGCACCGGCACCCCCAGGATGCTGCCCGCCGCGTACTGGCCACGCACGGAGTGGGTGGCGGCGGCGCCGGGCGGCATCGGCCGGATGGAGCGCAGCAGTTTCACCTTCTCGTCGCGCACGGCGTCGGCCTCGAAAGCCACCGGGGCCTCCATCGCGGTGAGCGACAGAAACTGGAGCATGTGGTTCTGCACGATGTCGCGCAGGATGCCCGCGGTCTCGAAGTACGCGCCGCGGCCTTCCACGCCGATGCTCTCGGCCACGGTGAGCTCCACGAAGTCCACGTAGCGGCGGTTCCAGATGGGCTCGAAGATGCTGTTGCCGAACCGGAACACCAG is a genomic window of Candidatus Eisenbacteria bacterium containing:
- the pgl gene encoding 6-phosphogluconolactonase, which gives rise to MATRFPIWVGSIPEAVAGEAERRFIEALRAAPGPFSVALSGGRTPRRFGERLAESYELTPVDWAPVHLFQVDERCVPPEHQASNYRMLQESLLARAPLPASRIHRLRGELPPPRAAWLAESEWRDLYPDGTEWPDLDFVVLGMGADGHTASLFPGTSALEEGERWVVENYVPQMDGWRLTLTFPVLERARAGVVLVTGEDKTETLVHVMNPALELDLPICRLLRANPRLLFLADRDAAYGLDLPPDPLDELDVEDLG
- a CDS encoding tetratricopeptide repeat protein, which gives rise to MDSVFRVALAALCGYALLLLWVNLGLHVTPFYAVETDLLGDYIPAARDLLGGRMQAAQYAFKGFGYPLLLATFSFPCGGDFYLAARVLNVAAALAGAWCSFLLIRRFLGPGVGLAVLLGLAVNPVYLRAAVEAGTDLPTFALSIAATHLVLQGRGSRAVAAAGLLSGFAIITRYNAAFLVPAAAAVLLARPPRLPRLAAYAAGLAVSVVPWLVTNQALTGNAFTNENWQNVARDIYGRDTNWDAFWKIAAGQFHSLRDVALYDPRLFFSRLGANMATHWLQDIHRLLPVWLGVPALAGLALCWWRRRGWPGMLGHFALGYLSLVSVFYGPRFFLYLLPFYLSGAGALVLMWSPGRPAAVRSPGRSAPAGAAVPAVAGRAWLPALRWVLLAGLLAPSGARAWADIQALLADAPHEVRVGGELLRSLGRPGETVMARKPHVAYFAGMNYVELPAAADIFELVQAARASGAGYLFYSGVEKHLRPQFDLLEDRDVRLPGLAQVAARSLPRGRSFTIYRFTDEPVTESQMQAPLAEALERHVAGRPGLAAPRLVLSGQLMAMGRFREALGHLAVADSLSPGAPRVIAFQAHAHLCLGEYEAAARYCEKGLRMGQAAGLFHDELGTVRLAQRRPAEAREHFQAAVALEPANIEYRVRLGIACLELGDLASAARELEAGLASSPDAAPARYFAARCRLRMGDRARALQLIEGRHRPGAQLFPPLEALADSVRRGLLPQPG
- a CDS encoding glucose-6-phosphate dehydrogenase assembly protein OpcA, which gives rise to MTSGALRPLVEGGRKPVDVAAIEAELAALWRSAADPDAGGAVTRACLWNVVAHSQDGVEADRLHEALARLSAALPSRVVLVRTDAGAPEEHIDAWIAANCHLGEGGRGHVCTEEIVVAARGRTMSELPSLVRSLLAPDVPSVLLWPGPPSIAGRHLAEWLGVADRFVFDSAAFGPGPELGGLLAVVRSLARPPALGDLNWRRLRPWRVMTARAYDRPGLREALQDADTLTVRAPAGGLPRAAALFAAWFATRLGRPVSRGNFAGLRGGPVRVVPEDAPEIPGRPGRIVSIEFRAGQRSVEFAREGPDVVVRTSGPGMTVSPLREPTRGADLVMLLASELDDYCGDPLLAAALPAAATLVE
- a CDS encoding outer membrane beta-barrel protein, which translates into the protein MSVQLTRSVRGACVVLALTFGAAGPAVAAEVIPSLHLTRETGQDAVRLSGGLAVRGPVVRGVLDTELGIAYRQDLYEGGDVRVHSWPITASLWFRPQRALYVGGGLGWYNTTVEYPYSHYADETTQRVGVHLGGGVRVPLSREVSMDLGGRYVFRQHGHGALLPHDFEADSWTTTLGVAVRF
- the zwf gene encoding glucose-6-phosphate dehydrogenase yields the protein MAEAGDNPLREGLRDARRADPGVMVIFGASGDLTHRKLVPALYSLFCDRLLPETFTLIGFARSLRDRQAFVDSLRAACDQFARRRPVDAAAWQRFAAGVTCVAGSFTRPEDFAALKQACEASDRERGTRGNRLYYLATPPASFEPIVWGLGSAGMVDRPFGAGPSTRIVIEKPFGHDLDSARALNATVHEVFDERQVFRIDHYLGKETVQNLLVFRFGNSIFEPIWNRRYVDFVELTVAESIGVEGRGAYFETAGILRDIVQNHMLQFLSLTAMEAPVAFEADAVRDEKVKLLRSIRPMPPGAAATHSVRGQYAAGSILGVPVPAYAEEPGVSPGSETDTYVALKLFIDNWRWAGVPFYLRAGKRLPKRVSEIAIHFRPAPHLMFRDLGTDSLQPNLLSMRIQPDEGIALTFESKVPGPAVRIRPVNMEFRYGTSFGQEPPEAYERLILDSLVGDPTLFTRSDEIDAAWRLITGVRRGWEEGRVPVRAYEAGAWGPREADALLAADGRAWRRL
- the tkt gene encoding transketolase; protein product: MSQASPNPVVPADPSLEQRCVNALRFLAVDGVEAARSGHPGMPMGAADMAFVLWSEFLRHDPQAADWPDRDRFVLSAGHGSMLIYSLLHLFGYPVTLQDLRNFRQWGSRTPGHPERGHTVGVETTTGPLGQGFAHGVGMALASKMLGARFNRPDFAPFTHRVFGIVSDGDLMEGVSSEAASLAGHWGLGNLVYLYDRNHISIEGDTSLAFGEDVAVRFLAFGWQVLRVDGHDRAGVRGALASAVADTSRPSLIVARTHIGYGSPGKQDSHEAHGAPLGPEETKRAKANLGWPEEPPFHVPADVRAFFAGRARDGGTRRERWQEGLGRWAGAHPDLAEGLAAHLQLRVPADLDARLVEGMDQDAATRQHSQAVIQKISAEVPALVGGSADLDPSTLTWIRGSTAVGLGEGEARFAGRCFHFGIREHAMGAIVNGLALGGAFLPYGSSFLVFTDYARPAIRLSALMKVRSTWVFTHDSIFLGEDGPTHQPVEHLASLRAMPGLRVWRPADGLETAMSWAWCMQRADGPNLLALSRQKTGVLRRPEGFDRRDVWRGGYVARRERGPRPDAVIVATGSEVSLAVQAAERLAGPAAQAPAGGTAGGGPAAGPLDVRVVSMPCVENWREQDAAWRDSVLPPGIPRVSLEAAVTFGWSEVLGAGSLCLGLDRFGASAPLADLQQHFGFTPQLVAERIRAFVATVAPGPGR
- the glk gene encoding glucokinase, whose translation is MILVAGDVGGTKTLLRAVSAAQGRHEELLERRYESGAYAGFADLLGDFLGRLDGRASHAAFGVAGPVIDGECHATNLPWTLGERQLASALGLQRVRLVNDFVAAARGVLLLVPGDTVALQQGQADAGGTVGVLGAGTGLGEAIVASHEGRRFVVPTEGGHGDFAPRTDEEIELLRFLRARHGRVSYERLLSGPGIHNIYEFVRARGRHPESVAVAAAMAAGDPAAAISGFDGPSGDPLCREALDLFVTIYGAEAGNVALRMLATGGVYVAGGIAPRMAARFQDGRFLEAFLGKGRYRTLLERVPVHLVTNTRVGLLGAMALAEEFAREGSTP
- the ggt gene encoding gamma-glutamyltransferase is translated as MVPRLPASPEPAGRGAAGASRPAQPAFTRLAPAFAAASAFTRLALTFAAAAAFAAPAHAEPEGRGVASRSVVWARHGMVCAAQPLAAQAGLQILREGGSAADAAIATNACLALMEPTSCGLGGDLFAILWDPKLNKVVGLNASGRAPLGLKASMVPPDSEGTVPLRSPYAWTVPGCADGWFELHARYGRLPMERVLAAAIQYAEEGFPLSPVIASDWLRSTRVFKDKPGFAEVFMPGGQSPREGQLFRNPALAKTLRLLATGGRDAYYKGPVAEALVRYSKANGGFFASEDFERHHSTWDEPISTGYRGVTVWELPPNSQGLAALQLLNILENFNLRHLGRDNPDFWHIFVEAKKLAFADRARYYADPAFVKLPVDSLLSKAYARGRAAKIDMRHAAQGDTAGDPAALGRRETTYLCAADDSGLMVSLIQSNYTGFGSGYVVPELGFGIQNRGALFSLHQGHPNYLEPGKRPFQTIIPAFATANGKPLMAFGVMGGDMQPQGHAQVIVNLIDFSMNLQEAGDAPRFHHTDSSEPTGTVMRKGGVLHIEDGVPSPTLAELRMRGHVIEPEAVGAYGGYQAIFRDPVTGLYCGATEKRKDGCAVGY